The Gossypium hirsutum isolate 1008001.06 chromosome D07, Gossypium_hirsutum_v2.1, whole genome shotgun sequence genome includes the window ttgaatacttgaaaatgaataaagtaaattatttgtttaatctaatttgaattcataaattacattttagatactaaaatcatatataaatataatttttgtaaattaataaaaatttatttgtactaaaataattaacttaaatataaagtatttttattttctcggtataattactttattaatattatcatatttgaaatataaatttaattgtttaagTACTTAAAATGCTattttgaaaatgatgttttCGAAACGGGTGAGACTTAGCTCACATTCCATAAGTCTACGGACAAATGTAAGTCGtccaattattataattatttaaatttaaaatattaatttaaaatgttaaaatcatCAATTCTAAATTCAAAAACCATAAGTATAacctttaaatttaattaaaaataaaaataatccagatatttatttaatattgcttttgattataaaaaaaagttataattatctttttaaactttatactttttaaaaagaTGATGgattaatttaactcaaaaacaAAAAGTCAATTTACAAAAATGTTTGAGAGTTTAATTTGacattttacaattaaaaaactaaaagagAACAAAAATAATTCAACCGTTGGTAACAATCCGTGAACTTGCAAACTGTTTATTTAAGGGTTAATATTTGACATACTagtagtatatattttttattcgataagtacttttaaaaattatcacgtctcttttttctaaaatatttattttattttaccataccCTTAAAAGATATTTGTTAACTCTCTAGTTCTGTTTGTGAAGTataaaaattctattaataatataccaaatattatttctttacttaatattatttttatttaaaaaattgatttgtcCAACCTCAATATTAAACTCACCCCTAAAAAGAACCTGAAATCCATTCGCGGCATTTGAAAATTGATGcatcaaaaattttaagaaaaagttatcGTGTGAGCTCTAGGCATACAGTAGAATTTCTACTAAACTGGGTCGACATGGGATTGCAGGTATCAGCATCCAAGGTTTTACAAGAGACGTGCAATTACATTAGAAGCTTGCATAAAGAGGTGGAAGATCTAAGTGACCGACTCTTTCAGCTTTTGGCTACCATTGATGCCGATGGTGCCGAGGCTGCTATTATTAGGAGTTTACTTATGTAATAATAATCCAACttgactattattatttattaggtCCAACAAAAACTAGATTATAGTTTAAGATGCTTACCCCATGTGCATTGTAATTACTTAGTATAATAAAAAGACTTGCAATAGCAAAGCCTTTTAATTGTAATGACAATATGGATGACTTATATAATTATGTTTAgcttttcatatatttaaaagattatatcgtgatttttatattcattaggtgtaaatattttaagatataACAATTATTAAAATTAGATACATTAACGTTTGATTTCATGGTTTAAAAATCCATATTTCAATCTCTTCTTCATCAaggtttagttaattttttaacgTACATGAAATTAGTATGATTAAGAAGTTTATTTTGAAAGAAGAGAGAAGCGAATTAGAATAATACTTTTTTCATCTTAAGCTTTTTGTCGGTAATTAACATGGTAGGGGTCAACACATTGGGAAGTGATTAAGTTTTGCTCAAGTATAACCTCTATTTTATCCATACGTATAATTGTACATAATTTATTTCTTAtagtttccttttttctttttatgatcAGATAAACTCAAAAAGAAGGTAAAAGGTGTGGGATCTAGTGTCCTTGCCATtagttgtaattttttaaataaattggttaataaaattttattattaaattcttcttcttcttttttttttgtatatttgtaCTCAATAGGTTttgcatgaaaaaaaaaatgtataagtaaatATTGGCTTACTGATTACCTTACGTTTATAACTAATATTAAGCATCATATGGTTGAATTGTGATGTGTGAAGACAACAtatattagtaggtaatctaaatGGACCGTAGTCTGAAGAATcaaaattgagtaaattgattCAAGGGACTATTATGTTGTTTGTCAAGGCTAATTGGGGAGATATCTTGTCTTGGGTATTAGAGCGGATGATTCAcaaaaagatagagacataaatgtgattgtCTAAACTGATAATACATCAGACAAGATCCAAGTTGAATTCATCttaaatccatttatggatttattcacttatgacgttcatggtgtgacttaTTTCATTCCTAAGTAACAGACTATGTGTATGTAGCTCGTGAGTTTTGATATATTAAAAGCCTGAGCTCAACTGGTAATAAAGTTGAAAACTAGTATGTTGGGTATACGATTTATGTATGGGCGCATAGATTTACTTACAATAGTGGAATACATGGCTCAATAAAGAGTAAATGGTATCCTCTCACTAACATTGCATGATTTATGAAAAAAGAAACATGGTCATGGTCATTCATTAAGGACAAATGATTttattactatttgt containing:
- the LOC107958616 gene encoding transcription factor PRE6, producing MSSRRSSSRQSTGGVSRISDDQIIALVSKLRHLLPEIRDNRSDKVSASKVLQETCNYIRSLHKEVEDLSDRLFQLLATIDADGAEAAIIRSLLM